Proteins encoded in a region of the Carassius gibelio isolate Cgi1373 ecotype wild population from Czech Republic chromosome B5, carGib1.2-hapl.c, whole genome shotgun sequence genome:
- the paqr3a gene encoding progestin and adipoQ receptor family member 3a, with the protein MPPAKLLKNAQYIELGSYQYWPVLVPRGIRLYTYEQVPGFLRENLYITDGYRAYLTSRLCIKSLFILSNETVNIWSHLLGFFLFFTLGVYDLLAVLPVLGASREDYVIYSISLFCFQVCMLCSVGYHLFCCHRSEKTSRRWMALDYAGISIGIIGCYVPGVFYAFYCNNYWRQVYLVTVLAMMLAVFFAQIHPHYLVKKWQKLRSLIFCGVAGYGLIPTFHWIWLSGGFSSDIVQEFVPRVLIMYVLAVAAIIFYMSKVPERYFPGQLNYLGSSHQVWHILVVLIFYWWHQSALFITNYRHAHPCSEYPLHS; encoded by the exons ATGCCACCAGCGAAGCTGCTGAAGAATGCCCAGTACATTGAATTGGGCAGTTATCAGTATTGGCCAGTTCTGGTGCCCAGAGGAATCCGCCTGTACACTTATGAGCAGGTGCCGGGATTCCTTCGGGAAAATCTTTATATCACTGATGGCTACAGAGCCTATCTGACCTCTAGACTGTGCATTAAAAG CCTTTTCATTCTGTCCAATGAGACGGTAAACATCTGGAGTCATCTGTTGGGGTTCTTCCTGTTCTTTACGCTGGGAGTCTATGACTTGCTGGCAGTGCTGCCTGTGTTAGGAGCGTCCAGAGAGGACTATGTCATATACTCCATAAGCCTCTTCTGCTTCCAG GTGTGCATGCTGTGTTCTGTGGGCTATCACCTGTTTTGCTGCCACCGTTCTGAAAAAACCAGCCGCCGCTGGATGGCACTGGATTACGCTGGGATCTCCATAGGAATCATTGGCTGTTATGTTCCAGGGGTGTTCTATGCGTTCTACTGCAATAAT TACTGGCGGCAGGTGTACCTGGTAACCGTTCTGGCCATGATGCTGGCAGTGTTCTTCGCCCAGATACACCCTCATTACTTGGTCAAGAAGTGGCAGAAGCTTCGCTCTCTTATATTCTGTGGTGTGGCGGGATATGGCCTCATCCCCACCTTTCATTGGATCTGGCTCAGTGGGGGTTTCAGCTCAGACATAGTCCAG gAATTTGTTCCCAGAGTGCTGATAATGTATGTACTTGCTGTAGCTGCTATCATCTTCTACATGTCCAAAGTTCCAGAGCGTTATTTTCCAG gTCAGCTGAACTACTTGGGCTCCAGCCATCAGGTCTGGCACATATTGGTGGTGCTCATATTCTACTGGTGGCATCAGTCTGCACTTTTCATAACCAACTATCGCCACGCTCACCCTTGCTCAGAATACCCTCTTCATTCCTAG